One genomic segment of Desulfomicrobium sp. ZS1 includes these proteins:
- a CDS encoding response regulator transcription factor, which yields MTQQRILIIDDDPDIVTTVKANLELDGFTVLSATDGALGLAAVHANAPDLVLLDLGLPDIDGIKVCQTLRRDSEVPVIMLSARDTVADKLLGLECGADDYLVKPFNALELSARIRTVLRRIRRSETATAQRNGNIILDYRSHEATIQGRQARLTRTEFSLLELFVAHPGETLTRDFIQSQNWGDSKLYSHSRAVDVHVQRLRKKIEESPQVPRFILTVAGVGYRFEPNP from the coding sequence TTGACGCAGCAGAGAATCCTGATCATCGACGACGACCCGGACATCGTCACGACCGTCAAAGCCAATTTGGAGCTCGACGGTTTCACGGTGCTGAGCGCAACGGACGGGGCCTTGGGCCTTGCGGCCGTGCATGCGAACGCGCCTGACCTCGTGCTTCTGGACCTGGGGCTGCCCGACATCGACGGGATCAAGGTCTGCCAGACCTTGAGGCGTGACAGCGAGGTGCCGGTCATCATGCTCTCGGCCCGGGATACGGTCGCGGACAAACTCCTGGGGCTGGAATGCGGGGCCGACGATTATCTGGTCAAACCCTTCAACGCCCTGGAACTCTCGGCCCGCATCAGGACCGTGCTGCGCAGGATCAGGCGTAGCGAAACGGCCACTGCGCAACGTAACGGAAATATCATTCTGGATTACCGTTCCCATGAGGCCACGATCCAGGGCCGCCAGGCGCGTCTGACCCGGACCGAGTTCTCGCTGCTCGAACTCTTCGTCGCCCATCCCGGGGAGACCCTGACCCGCGATTTCATCCAGAGCCAGAACTGGGGCGATTCCAAGCTCTATTCCCACAGCCGGGCCGTGGATGTGCATGTGCAGCGTCTGCGCAAAAAGATCGAAGAAAGTCCCCAGGTTCCGCGTTTCATCCTGACCGTAGCCGGAGTCGGCTACAGATTCGAACCCAATCCCTGA
- a CDS encoding RNA-binding protein translates to MSKNIYVGNLSWSTTDADLHAMFSQYGQVSSAHVIEDRETGRSRGFGFVEMDDEGARKSIQALNGTDCQGRNLKVNEAQPRESRSDSRSRY, encoded by the coding sequence TTGTCTAAGAACATCTATGTTGGAAATTTGTCCTGGTCGACCACTGATGCTGATCTGCATGCCATGTTTTCCCAGTATGGTCAGGTCAGCTCTGCCCATGTCATCGAAGACCGCGAAACCGGTCGTTCACGCGGCTTCGGCTTCGTGGAAATGGACGATGAAGGCGCACGCAAGTCCATCCAGGCGCTGAACGGAACCGACTGTCAGGGCCGCAACCTGAAGGTCAACGAAGCGCAGCCCCGTGAAAGCCGCTCCGATAGCCGTTCACGCTACTAA
- a CDS encoding ATP-binding protein — protein sequence MRGLRGSLQFKFMSAIVCIVVPLLGIIFLWQGVAEERQAWTQVVNQARLLTRQIILTRQWVSDSQGLFLRQDTPGAQGGGAFYTDLLPTDRGVMQRFTPSMVTKQLSLYSYRQNLYRFRLAGIAPMNPENRPDAFETAAIKSFAQAENKEYYALADHDGEAVFQYSAPLYVDETCLSCHKNYTSGTVSGCLSIHLPVQNVLDSLSRSKMQLFMSALALIVLTVMTLYFLVRYLVLRPLGTLESVADGISRGRFPGRIRIGSSHEMDRVGQALSSMSAKLEEGRNRLEEEVQNATSELALANEELKTLDRLKSEFLATMSHELRSPLTSIRGGLDYLRRTETAPDRQGYLHIMDKNVNRLTHLVTDIFDITRIEAEKIDWNFEPADMTELVGEIVEIMSPLAEECGLRLSLPPTGPMNALADVERIEQVIVNLTDNAIKYSPAGGVISFALRIEGEEIRIQVRDQGPGIPHGEREAIFKKFHTTPSSGAKGKPGGTGLGLAICSQIVRAHGGRIWVEDNPGGGSVFTFTLPVAKE from the coding sequence ATGCGCGGTTTGCGGGGTTCTTTGCAGTTCAAGTTCATGTCGGCCATCGTCTGCATCGTGGTGCCGCTCCTGGGCATCATCTTTCTCTGGCAGGGCGTAGCCGAGGAGCGGCAGGCCTGGACCCAAGTCGTCAACCAGGCCCGTCTCCTGACCCGCCAGATCATCCTGACCCGGCAATGGGTTTCGGACAGTCAGGGTCTGTTCCTGCGCCAGGACACGCCCGGCGCTCAAGGCGGCGGCGCGTTCTATACCGATCTTCTGCCCACGGATCGCGGCGTCATGCAGCGCTTCACCCCGTCCATGGTCACCAAGCAGCTCTCCCTCTACTCCTACCGCCAGAACCTGTACCGCTTCCGGCTGGCGGGCATTGCGCCCATGAACCCCGAGAACAGGCCGGATGCATTCGAAACGGCGGCCATAAAGAGCTTCGCTCAGGCGGAAAACAAGGAATATTACGCCCTCGCCGACCACGACGGAGAGGCGGTGTTCCAGTATTCGGCCCCCCTCTATGTCGACGAGACCTGTCTGTCCTGCCACAAGAATTATACGAGCGGAACCGTCAGCGGCTGTCTGAGCATCCACCTGCCCGTGCAGAACGTACTCGACTCCCTGAGCCGGAGCAAAATGCAGCTCTTCATGTCGGCCCTGGCGCTCATCGTGCTCACGGTCATGACCCTGTATTTCCTGGTCCGTTATCTGGTGCTTAGGCCCCTTGGCACCCTTGAATCCGTGGCCGACGGCATCAGCCGGGGGCGCTTCCCCGGCCGGATCCGCATCGGCAGCAGCCATGAAATGGACCGCGTGGGCCAGGCTTTAAGCAGCATGAGCGCAAAGCTGGAAGAGGGGCGCAACCGGCTGGAGGAGGAGGTGCAGAACGCGACCAGCGAGCTGGCCCTGGCCAATGAGGAACTCAAAACCCTGGACCGCCTGAAGAGCGAATTCCTGGCCACCATGTCGCACGAACTGCGCTCCCCCCTGACCTCCATCCGGGGAGGACTCGACTATCTGAGGCGTACGGAGACCGCCCCGGACAGGCAGGGCTATCTGCACATCATGGACAAGAACGTGAACCGCCTCACGCATCTGGTCACGGATATCTTCGATATCACCCGCATCGAAGCGGAAAAGATCGATTGGAACTTCGAACCGGCGGACATGACCGAACTGGTGGGAGAGATCGTCGAAATCATGAGCCCACTGGCGGAAGAGTGCGGACTGCGCCTGAGTCTCCCGCCAACCGGTCCCATGAACGCCCTGGCGGATGTGGAGCGCATCGAGCAGGTCATCGTCAACCTGACCGACAACGCCATCAAATACTCCCCTGCAGGCGGAGTCATCAGCTTTGCCTTGCGAATCGAAGGGGAAGAAATCCGCATCCAGGTCCGGGATCAGGGCCCCGGCATTCCTCACGGCGAGAGGGAAGCCATTTTCAAGAAATTCCACACCACGCCCTCGTCCGGCGCCAAAGGAAAACCCGGAGGAACAGGGCTCGGCCTGGCCATCTGCAGCCAGATCGTGCGCGCCCACGGGGGGCGTATCTGGGTCGAGGACAACCCCGGCGGCGGCAGCGTCTTCACCTTCACTCTGCCGGTGGCAAAAGAATGA
- a CDS encoding sulfite exporter TauE/SafE family protein — protein sequence MYFETAGIEVSLWLPPLAAFVVSFFTSMGGVSGAFLLLPFQMSFLGYTAPSVSATNQLFNIVAIPSGVYRYLKEKRMVWPLTWVVVVGTLPGVLLGAVIRVSYLPDPKNFKVFAGLVLAYIGFRMIRDLLKHKEKKSESTFHQSVKDSRGDAVTGQVTVKEFSMKRISYEFFGETYTCSTMAIFTMSLVVGVVGGVYGIGGGSIIAPFFVSICGLPVYTVAGAALMGTLVTSVAGVAFYQFLAIFHAGQSIAPDWGLGILFGLGGMCGMYCGARMQKHVPARIIKIMLCVIILGTALKYMAEFFG from the coding sequence ATGTATTTCGAAACAGCCGGGATTGAAGTTTCCTTGTGGCTCCCTCCGTTGGCCGCGTTTGTCGTGTCTTTTTTCACCTCCATGGGTGGGGTTTCCGGAGCGTTTCTGCTCCTGCCTTTCCAGATGTCCTTTCTCGGGTATACCGCGCCTTCGGTCAGCGCCACGAACCAGCTCTTCAACATCGTGGCCATTCCCAGCGGCGTGTACCGCTATCTCAAGGAAAAGCGCATGGTCTGGCCCCTGACTTGGGTCGTGGTCGTCGGGACCTTGCCGGGAGTCCTTCTGGGGGCCGTGATCCGGGTCTCCTATCTGCCGGACCCGAAAAATTTCAAGGTCTTTGCCGGATTGGTGCTCGCATATATCGGGTTTCGCATGATCAGGGATCTTTTGAAACACAAGGAGAAAAAGTCGGAGAGCACTTTTCACCAGTCGGTGAAGGATTCCAGGGGGGACGCCGTCACAGGCCAGGTCACGGTCAAGGAATTTTCCATGAAGCGTATCAGTTATGAGTTCTTCGGCGAAACCTACACCTGCTCCACCATGGCCATCTTCACGATGAGCCTCGTCGTCGGCGTGGTCGGCGGCGTATACGGCATTGGCGGCGGCTCCATCATCGCTCCGTTCTTTGTCTCCATCTGCGGATTGCCGGTCTATACGGTCGCGGGGGCGGCGCTCATGGGCACGTTGGTCACATCCGTGGCCGGGGTGGCCTTCTACCAGTTTCTGGCCATCTTTCATGCCGGCCAGTCCATCGCTCCCGACTGGGGGCTTGGCATCCTTTTCGGCCTGGGCGGGATGTGCGGCATGTATTGCGGGGCCAGAATGCAGAAGCACGTTCCGGCACGGATCATCAAGATCATGCTGTGCGTCATCATTTTGGGCACGGCGCTCAAGTACATGGCGGAGTTCTTCGGCTAG
- a CDS encoding cation:proton antiporter: MSVEIPILADAVMIFGLSCAVIVASHKLRIPTIIGFLLTGVLAGPHCLGLVGASHEVEMFAEVGVILLLFVIGLELSLDELIRLKRPVFVGGAAQVLLTIAVMGLPLMFFDVGLGKSLFIGFLAALSSTAIVLKVLGEKAQLAAPHGRIALGALIFQDVAVVPMMLLVPLLAGASGNPWLSLGEMGLKGVFVAGVIFIGARKVVPKILGAVIRTRSRELFLMTTLGLCFAIALLTSTAGLSLSLGAFLAGLVMSESEYSHSALEGVLPFRDVFTSVFFVSIGMLLDPLFVLTHLPQVLGLTLAVLLVKTMLAAVAGRILGYPVHVAILGGLCLCQIGEFSFVLASVGMLHSLLSPVEYQYFLAVAIVTMALTPFLIAGVPSISGRLARILPVGMSLKAQKDADTDLSDHLIIAGFGLGGHHLARAARASGIRYVILEMNPETVRRERGRGEPILYGDASQAAVLEHINVSKARILAVVISDPAAIGRIVATARAQNPALHIVVRTRFVSEIEPLLQMGAQEVVAEEYETSVEMFIRVLSTYLVPRGDIERFVREIRAEGYGMLRRPMLNTADACNLGGVCSSFGATVLRVVPGAFVEGKSLIESRLRKEHGLTVVAVQRDGRTRLNPDPEWVFEAGDRVHVFGEQDLISQKAALFIGAEGESWNGL, encoded by the coding sequence ATGAGCGTCGAAATTCCCATTCTGGCCGATGCGGTCATGATCTTTGGTTTGTCCTGCGCGGTCATCGTGGCCAGCCACAAGCTGCGCATTCCGACCATTATCGGTTTTCTGCTCACCGGCGTGCTGGCCGGGCCGCATTGCCTTGGCCTGGTGGGGGCGTCGCATGAGGTCGAGATGTTCGCGGAGGTCGGGGTCATCCTGCTCCTGTTCGTCATTGGCCTCGAATTGTCCCTGGACGAGTTGATCCGGCTCAAGCGTCCGGTCTTTGTCGGCGGTGCGGCCCAGGTCCTGCTGACTATCGCGGTCATGGGGCTGCCGCTGATGTTCTTTGACGTGGGACTCGGCAAGTCCCTGTTCATCGGATTCCTGGCCGCCCTGTCCAGCACGGCCATCGTGCTCAAGGTGCTGGGCGAAAAAGCACAGCTGGCCGCGCCGCATGGGCGTATCGCGCTTGGGGCGCTCATTTTCCAGGATGTGGCCGTGGTGCCGATGATGCTCCTGGTGCCCCTGCTGGCCGGAGCTTCGGGTAATCCCTGGCTCAGCCTGGGCGAAATGGGACTTAAAGGCGTTTTTGTGGCCGGGGTCATTTTCATTGGCGCGCGCAAGGTTGTACCCAAGATCCTGGGCGCGGTCATCCGCACCCGCAGCCGTGAACTCTTCCTGATGACCACGCTGGGCTTGTGTTTTGCCATTGCTTTGCTGACGTCCACGGCGGGGTTGTCCCTGTCTCTGGGGGCTTTTCTGGCCGGGCTTGTCATGAGCGAGTCCGAATACAGCCATTCGGCTCTGGAAGGCGTGCTGCCGTTCCGCGATGTCTTTACCAGCGTCTTTTTCGTGTCCATCGGCATGCTGCTGGATCCTCTGTTCGTGCTGACGCATTTGCCGCAGGTGTTGGGTCTGACCCTGGCCGTACTCCTGGTCAAGACCATGCTGGCCGCCGTTGCGGGGCGGATTCTGGGCTATCCCGTGCACGTGGCGATTCTGGGAGGGCTGTGTCTGTGCCAGATCGGCGAGTTCTCTTTTGTCCTGGCCAGCGTGGGTATGCTGCATAGCCTGCTTTCTCCGGTTGAGTATCAATATTTTCTGGCCGTCGCCATCGTGACCATGGCGCTCACGCCCTTTCTTATCGCAGGAGTGCCTTCCATCTCCGGCCGATTGGCCCGTATCCTGCCCGTGGGCATGAGTCTCAAGGCGCAGAAGGATGCGGACACGGACCTGTCCGATCATCTGATCATCGCCGGCTTTGGCCTGGGCGGGCATCATCTGGCCAGGGCGGCCCGGGCTTCCGGAATCCGTTACGTCATCCTGGAAATGAATCCGGAAACGGTGCGCCGCGAGCGCGGCAGGGGCGAGCCCATTCTTTACGGAGACGCGTCCCAGGCGGCGGTGCTGGAGCACATCAACGTCTCCAAAGCCCGCATCCTGGCCGTGGTCATCTCCGACCCGGCCGCCATCGGGCGCATCGTAGCCACGGCCAGGGCTCAGAACCCGGCCTTGCACATCGTGGTGCGCACGCGTTTTGTCAGCGAGATCGAGCCGTTGCTGCAAATGGGGGCGCAGGAGGTGGTGGCCGAGGAATACGAGACCTCCGTGGAGATGTTTATTCGCGTCCTGTCTACATATCTGGTGCCACGAGGCGATATCGAGCGTTTCGTGCGCGAGATCCGGGCAGAGGGCTACGGAATGCTGCGTCGGCCCATGCTCAATACCGCTGATGCCTGCAATCTGGGCGGGGTCTGTTCCTCCTTCGGCGCGACTGTGCTCCGGGTTGTTCCGGGCGCCTTCGTCGAGGGCAAAAGCCTGATAGAGTCGCGCTTGCGCAAGGAACACGGCCTGACCGTCGTGGCCGTGCAACGCGATGGCCGGACCCGGTTGAATCCCGATCCGGAATGGGTTTTCGAAGCCGGGGACCGCGTACACGTCTTTGGCGAGCAGGATTTGATTTCGCAGAAGGCCGCGCTATTCATCGGAGCAGAAGGCGAATCCTGGAATGGATTATAA
- a CDS encoding mucoidy inhibitor MuiA family protein: protein MSKILTAIMLLFPCWAWAAPTQVTLFPDSAQVEEASAVTPETGEAGLSACTLILPGQADPASLRFGRLASGGTIADLSWKTRREQNQSAIEPLNQRLNALKAERGETLAELEGVRGRMAFWKAQTLPAEKTVAALRELAGEMGTALREDSSRAQSLETRLEELNTKIAWVEKEIADAVGQGRTVWEVSVLVAGQSPKELTYAYTLRDCGWAPLYRLEASPARGNIDFSWQAKVWQRSGQDWNGVRLHLATMQPQTQAEPSDLPPWEVGPRQVFRKAMAGAPMMAMRSDAAKEEMFESAPPEPVEVRHSTYAAWDMGQKSVPAGDTRIFEIEQAAWPTSFVHLFRPSLDSKAFIQAKAEFTEPKELPPGMAFFFIDGAMVDQRQFSLSGREATMFFGTDPLLTCDTTLTDKKTGEKGLFKQKQTFVRQWTMTVFNAADHPVQARIEEPRPLPRDERITIDFTAKPEPLTEDNPEILAWNSTIAPGKELAISLDLKISAPEDLSIDPGWRW from the coding sequence ATGAGCAAAATTCTGACCGCGATCATGCTTCTCTTTCCCTGCTGGGCCTGGGCCGCGCCGACTCAGGTGACCCTCTTTCCGGATTCCGCCCAGGTCGAAGAGGCCTCGGCCGTGACGCCGGAGACGGGAGAGGCGGGTCTTTCGGCCTGCACCCTGATCCTGCCGGGACAGGCCGATCCGGCCAGCCTTCGCTTCGGCCGTCTGGCAAGCGGCGGCACCATCGCGGACCTGAGCTGGAAGACGCGACGCGAGCAGAACCAAAGCGCCATCGAGCCGCTCAACCAGCGCCTGAATGCTTTGAAAGCCGAGCGCGGCGAAACGCTGGCCGAACTCGAAGGCGTGCGCGGGCGCATGGCCTTCTGGAAAGCCCAGACCCTGCCCGCCGAAAAGACTGTGGCCGCCCTGCGCGAACTGGCCGGAGAAATGGGCACGGCTCTGCGCGAAGATTCGAGCCGCGCCCAGAGTCTGGAAACCCGCCTTGAAGAGCTGAACACCAAGATCGCCTGGGTGGAAAAAGAAATAGCGGACGCCGTGGGCCAGGGCCGCACGGTCTGGGAAGTAAGCGTCTTGGTCGCCGGTCAGTCCCCCAAGGAACTGACCTACGCCTACACCCTGCGCGACTGCGGCTGGGCTCCGCTCTACCGCCTGGAAGCCTCGCCGGCCCGCGGCAACATCGATTTTTCCTGGCAGGCCAAGGTCTGGCAACGCTCGGGACAGGACTGGAACGGCGTGAGGCTGCACCTGGCCACCATGCAGCCGCAAACCCAGGCCGAGCCCTCGGACCTGCCGCCCTGGGAGGTCGGTCCTCGGCAGGTCTTCCGCAAGGCCATGGCCGGCGCGCCCATGATGGCCATGCGTTCCGACGCGGCCAAAGAAGAAATGTTCGAGTCCGCGCCACCCGAGCCGGTAGAGGTCCGGCACAGCACCTACGCCGCCTGGGACATGGGCCAGAAATCGGTTCCGGCCGGGGACACCCGCATATTCGAAATCGAGCAGGCTGCCTGGCCGACCAGCTTCGTACACCTGTTCCGGCCAAGCCTCGACTCCAAGGCCTTTATCCAGGCCAAGGCCGAATTCACCGAACCCAAGGAACTGCCCCCCGGCATGGCCTTCTTCTTCATCGACGGGGCCATGGTCGACCAGCGACAGTTCTCCCTTTCCGGACGGGAAGCGACCATGTTTTTCGGCACGGACCCGCTCTTGACCTGCGACACGACCTTAACCGACAAAAAAACGGGCGAAAAAGGCCTGTTCAAGCAAAAACAGACCTTCGTGCGGCAATGGACCATGACCGTGTTCAACGCCGCCGACCACCCGGTCCAGGCGCGCATCGAGGAACCGCGTCCCCTGCCGCGCGACGAGCGCATCACCATCGACTTCACGGCCAAGCCCGAACCCCTCACAGAAGACAACCCGGAAATCCTGGCCTGGAACAGCACCATCGCGCCCGGCAAGGAACTGGCCATCTCCCTGGACCTCAAGATCTCCGCGCCCGAAGACCTGAGCATCGATCCGGGCTGGCGGTGGTAG
- a CDS encoding FAD-dependent oxidoreductase, giving the protein MPLKVVVIGGVALGPKAACRIKRVAPDAEVTMVDTSKLISYGGCGIPYYVSGDVSDHQQLQETSFHMVRNEQFFQDCKDLKVLTETRAMSIDRKAKTVLIQHRDGTKDTLPYDKLVLGTGSTPRKLPIPGRDLGNVFAVSTLSEAISIKEAVASGSVGSAVIVGGGFIGLEMAESFADMWGIETTVIEVADQIMPGFMSKAMATIAEKHLKESGVTVRTSEMVQAIEGEDGKVTRVVTNKGALDADLVILAVGVIPNDSLAREAGLSCSERGGVIVSKTMQTSDPDIYAGGDCVVIENIVTGKIGYYPLGSLANSQGRIIGTNVAGGRETFDGVVGTYIIKLFDLAFSGTGLSLPVALREGFDAFSAHVIMSDHSHFYPKRDMVSLEIVVERRTGRVLGLQGACQNGDSLKGRIDTMAAILKFRPTLRDVSSLEMAYAPPFGSAMDVLNAAANTAENMLVGRNVSIQPTEFAKLWENRASENLLCIDTREWGNAEPFVNKYPEFWKNIPQGQIRGRLDEIPRDKKIVLLCNTGGRSYESQVILRHAGFMEPVNLQGGMGFIKQLGFDPSQEE; this is encoded by the coding sequence ATGCCTCTCAAAGTTGTCGTCATCGGCGGCGTGGCCCTGGGCCCCAAGGCCGCATGTCGCATCAAACGCGTGGCCCCCGACGCCGAAGTGACCATGGTCGATACCAGCAAGCTCATCTCCTACGGCGGCTGCGGCATTCCCTACTACGTTTCCGGGGACGTCAGCGATCACCAGCAGTTGCAGGAAACGAGCTTTCACATGGTCCGCAACGAGCAGTTCTTCCAGGACTGCAAGGACCTTAAAGTCCTGACCGAAACCCGCGCCATGTCCATCGACCGCAAGGCCAAGACCGTTCTGATCCAGCACAGGGACGGAACAAAGGACACTCTGCCCTACGACAAACTGGTCCTCGGCACGGGCAGCACGCCGCGCAAGCTGCCCATTCCCGGCCGCGACCTGGGCAATGTTTTCGCGGTCAGCACCCTGAGCGAAGCCATCAGCATCAAGGAAGCAGTGGCCAGCGGCAGCGTGGGCTCGGCCGTCATCGTCGGCGGCGGCTTCATCGGCCTGGAGATGGCCGAATCCTTTGCCGACATGTGGGGCATCGAAACCACGGTCATCGAGGTGGCGGACCAGATCATGCCGGGCTTCATGAGCAAGGCCATGGCCACCATCGCCGAAAAGCATCTCAAAGAGAGCGGGGTCACGGTCCGCACCTCGGAAATGGTCCAGGCCATCGAGGGCGAGGACGGCAAGGTCACGCGCGTGGTCACCAACAAGGGCGCCCTCGACGCCGACCTGGTCATCCTGGCCGTGGGCGTCATCCCCAACGACAGCCTGGCCCGCGAGGCCGGACTGTCCTGCTCCGAGCGCGGCGGCGTCATCGTCTCCAAGACCATGCAAACCTCGGACCCGGACATCTACGCCGGCGGCGACTGCGTGGTCATCGAGAACATCGTCACGGGCAAGATCGGATACTATCCCCTGGGTTCCCTGGCCAACAGCCAGGGACGCATCATCGGCACCAATGTGGCCGGGGGCAGGGAGACCTTTGACGGGGTTGTCGGCACTTACATCATCAAGCTCTTCGACTTGGCCTTCTCGGGCACCGGCCTGTCATTGCCTGTGGCCCTGCGCGAAGGCTTCGACGCCTTCAGCGCCCATGTCATCATGAGCGACCACTCCCATTTCTATCCCAAGCGCGACATGGTCAGCCTGGAAATCGTGGTCGAGCGCCGCACGGGCCGGGTCCTGGGTTTGCAGGGCGCCTGCCAGAACGGCGACTCGCTCAAGGGCCGCATCGACACCATGGCCGCCATCCTCAAGTTCCGCCCGACCCTACGCGACGTATCCAGCCTGGAAATGGCCTACGCGCCGCCCTTCGGCTCGGCCATGGACGTCTTGAACGCCGCGGCCAACACCGCCGAGAACATGCTGGTGGGCCGAAACGTCTCCATCCAGCCCACGGAATTCGCCAAACTCTGGGAGAACCGCGCCAGCGAGAACCTACTGTGCATCGACACGCGCGAATGGGGCAATGCCGAGCCGTTTGTGAACAAATACCCGGAGTTCTGGAAAAACATCCCTCAGGGCCAGATCCGAGGCCGGCTGGACGAGATCCCGAGGGACAAGAAAATCGTGCTGCTGTGCAATACGGGCGGCAGATCGTACGAATCGCAGGTCATCCTGCGGCATGCCGGGTTTATGGAACCGGTCAACCTGCAAGGCGGCATGGGCTTCATCAAGCAGCTCGGATTCGACCCGAGCCAGGAAGAGTAA
- a CDS encoding ATP-dependent Clp protease adaptor ClpS, with the protein MTEPFEVPGSDPDIMVEDQLQEPRQFKVLLHNDDYTSMDFVVEVLMNVFGKSESESFAIMMSVHEKGIGLCGIYTAEVAETKVQLVHQMARARSFPLRCSMEEV; encoded by the coding sequence ATGACCGAACCATTTGAGGTTCCGGGTTCAGATCCCGACATCATGGTCGAGGACCAGTTGCAGGAGCCCAGGCAGTTTAAGGTATTGCTGCATAACGACGATTATACGTCCATGGATTTTGTCGTGGAAGTGCTTATGAATGTCTTTGGCAAATCCGAATCCGAGTCGTTTGCCATTATGATGAGTGTTCACGAGAAAGGGATTGGCCTGTGCGGAATCTACACGGCCGAGGTCGCGGAAACCAAGGTGCAGCTTGTGCATCAGATGGCCAGAGCCCGGTCTTTTCCCCTGCGCTGCTCCATGGAAGAGGTGTAA